In one window of Thermodesulfobacteriota bacterium DNA:
- a CDS encoding response regulator → MTSGHNDRRRVTDAGHDANPGNAAPLDLDDAVEWLVSAEAGAGALYAKAARLFASNRDLSALLEELSVDESAHLDMLVSAGRQISGLARPLPVDLTVIDGISPIIRMFEEEVEAGTISEAGLMEMVVALEFSEHNELFAYVVNALRNFPAEFTDLVESLRKHRDRITGHLRSKPGLKGLLERVESFPELDGRSVLVVDDEKTVLSLLRIIIQGNARVDAAENGEAALEALGTEDYSLVISDVRMPVMDGMELYRRASAMRPGLERRFLFLTGSPDDVVRDFFTANRVEFMLKPVSIYGLREKVSEMLGVIGT, encoded by the coding sequence ATGACTTCAGGACATAACGACCGCCGCCGCGTTACCGACGCGGGCCACGATGCAAATCCGGGAAACGCCGCTCCCCTGGACCTTGACGACGCCGTAGAGTGGCTGGTCAGCGCCGAAGCCGGAGCCGGAGCGCTCTACGCGAAGGCCGCCCGGCTCTTTGCCTCGAACAGGGATTTATCCGCCTTGCTTGAGGAGCTCTCGGTCGATGAGAGCGCGCACCTCGACATGCTCGTAAGCGCGGGCAGGCAGATAAGCGGCCTCGCCCGCCCCCTGCCCGTCGACCTCACGGTCATAGACGGCATCTCGCCCATAATCCGCATGTTCGAGGAGGAGGTCGAGGCAGGTACCATAAGCGAGGCCGGCCTCATGGAGATGGTGGTCGCCCTCGAGTTCTCGGAGCATAACGAGCTCTTCGCCTACGTGGTAAACGCCTTGCGGAACTTTCCCGCGGAGTTCACGGACCTGGTCGAGTCGCTCAGGAAGCACAGGGACCGGATAACCGGGCATCTCCGCTCAAAGCCCGGGCTCAAGGGGCTTCTTGAAAGGGTTGAAAGCTTCCCGGAGCTTGACGGACGAAGCGTCCTTGTGGTGGACGACGAAAAAACCGTCCTCTCGCTCCTGAGGATTATTATCCAGGGTAATGCGCGGGTCGATGCGGCGGAGAACGGGGAGGCCGCGCTCGAAGCCCTCGGGACGGAAGATTACTCCCTTGTGATCTCGGACGTCAGGATGCCGGTCATGGACGGCATGGAGCTCTACCGCAGGGCCTCGGCCATGCGCCCGGGGCTTGAACGGAGGTTCCTCTTCCTTACAGGCTCGCCGGACGACGTGGTCAGGGATTTCTTCACGGCGAACCGAGTCGAATTCATGCTGAAGCCCGTGTCCATATACGGGCTGAGGGAGAAGGTCTCGGAGATGCTGGGGGTAATTGGTACTTAA
- a CDS encoding methyl-accepting chemotaxis protein, which yields MSIKAFLTGTVSLLALLLMGFSLYNLMQTRGEGRTMARMEAANALVDGIIESSGYLAKERGVTAMALSSGNAAGPDTMRTIAELRGKSGRVSEGAYDRARMLSEMDGGNPALDAALDRAETALGRLESARRSADFSLGLAGSGDYTAREWSTVITSYIDANSDIRGAAFTSGSGLSADLDGLRYNIELKNAVWLVSEYAGRERAHLARLISTGKAFDNGDIEALNTYRAIVEINLKPILRLKEDSNTSREVLEAISNLETVFLDRFEETRRAVLQAGPTGDYPISGDEWIRSSSEAIDSILAVSAAVGRMVGSKIAPEVAASRRNAATAAVIMAAVAFMGSCAVFVINTKVIEPMRSLKEMMAEVERTGDLTIKVRSSSADESGQMAESFNRMIESFHGVVSRICQSVGFLSSAAEELSAASLQIERGTGLQSSKAAQVSTSSNEMSATVNEISRNIASAAKASREAREAAEDGGAIVETTIEAMESISRAAGESSAIVMALESSSKDIGSIITVIEDIADQTNLLALNAAIESARAGAHGRGFAVVADEVKKLAEKTIGATRKIDAVITGMQEGIDKATASMDREISAVRDGAALAARTGDTIRKIIDKSSGATAMIESITVALEQQSAAAEQISSDIENVSLVASETLQSAGQIAAASNEIAELAAVLQTNVQAFNTSAKPEPGAGRPFTPGDRPLCAA from the coding sequence ATGAGCATAAAGGCATTTCTGACCGGAACGGTCAGCCTGCTTGCGCTCCTCTTAATGGGGTTTTCATTGTACAACCTGATGCAAACAAGGGGCGAAGGCAGGACGATGGCCAGGATGGAAGCCGCAAACGCCCTCGTGGACGGGATAATCGAGTCCTCAGGCTACCTGGCCAAGGAGCGCGGAGTGACCGCCATGGCCCTCTCGTCCGGCAATGCCGCCGGCCCCGATACAATGCGGACGATAGCCGAGCTGAGGGGAAAAAGCGGGCGGGTTTCGGAAGGCGCGTACGACAGGGCGAGAATGCTCTCTGAGATGGACGGCGGCAACCCTGCGCTTGACGCGGCGCTCGACAGGGCGGAAACGGCACTTGGCCGCCTCGAGTCCGCAAGGAGGAGCGCTGATTTCTCCCTCGGGCTCGCGGGCTCCGGGGACTACACCGCGCGCGAATGGAGCACGGTCATAACCTCTTACATAGACGCGAATTCCGATATACGCGGGGCCGCCTTCACCAGCGGCTCCGGCCTGAGCGCGGACCTCGACGGGCTCAGGTATAATATCGAGCTCAAGAACGCCGTCTGGCTCGTAAGCGAGTACGCGGGCAGGGAACGGGCGCACCTTGCGAGGCTCATATCGACCGGCAAGGCCTTCGATAACGGCGATATCGAGGCCTTGAACACGTACAGGGCCATCGTGGAGATAAACCTGAAGCCGATACTCCGCCTTAAGGAAGACTCGAACACGAGCAGGGAAGTCCTTGAAGCCATATCGAACCTGGAGACGGTCTTCCTCGACAGGTTCGAGGAGACGAGGAGGGCTGTCCTGCAAGCCGGCCCGACCGGCGATTATCCTATTTCCGGTGACGAATGGATACGGAGCTCGAGCGAGGCCATCGACTCCATCCTGGCGGTCTCGGCAGCCGTAGGGAGGATGGTGGGCTCGAAGATAGCGCCCGAGGTCGCCGCCTCGAGGCGGAACGCCGCCACTGCTGCGGTAATCATGGCCGCGGTGGCGTTCATGGGCTCCTGCGCGGTGTTCGTTATAAATACGAAGGTAATAGAGCCCATGCGCTCGCTTAAGGAAATGATGGCCGAGGTCGAGCGCACGGGCGACCTTACGATAAAGGTAAGGTCCTCGTCGGCTGACGAAAGCGGCCAGATGGCCGAGAGCTTCAACAGGATGATAGAAAGCTTCCACGGGGTGGTAAGCCGCATATGCCAGTCTGTGGGCTTCCTTTCATCAGCCGCCGAGGAGCTATCGGCGGCCTCCCTGCAGATAGAGAGGGGAACGGGGCTTCAGTCCTCCAAGGCGGCCCAGGTCTCGACCTCTTCTAACGAGATGAGCGCTACGGTAAACGAAATATCCAGGAACATCGCGTCCGCGGCAAAGGCCTCCAGGGAGGCCAGAGAGGCGGCTGAGGACGGCGGGGCCATCGTTGAGACCACTATAGAGGCGATGGAGAGCATATCCAGGGCCGCCGGGGAATCGAGCGCCATCGTGATGGCGCTGGAGTCCTCGTCAAAGGACATCGGCTCGATCATTACCGTAATAGAGGACATCGCCGACCAGACAAACCTCCTGGCCCTTAACGCCGCAATCGAGTCAGCCAGGGCCGGGGCCCACGGCAGGGGCTTCGCCGTGGTCGCCGACGAGGTGAAAAAGCTCGCGGAGAAGACCATAGGCGCGACAAGGAAGATAGACGCCGTGATAACGGGCATGCAGGAAGGCATAGATAAGGCCACCGCCTCGATGGACAGGGAGATAAGCGCCGTGCGCGACGGGGCAGCCCTAGCGGCCCGGACCGGCGATACGATCAGGAAGATAATAGACAAGTCTTCGGGCGCGACCGCCATGATAGAGTCGATAACTGTCGCCCTGGAACAGCAGTCGGCTGCCGCCGAACAGATAAGCTCGGATATCGAAAACGTTTCGCTGGTAGCGTCCGAGACGTTGCAGAGCGCTGGCCAGATAGCCGCGGCCAGCAACGAAATCGCCGAGCTTGCCGCGGTGCTTCAGACTAATGTGCAGGCCTTCAACACCTCCGCGAAACCCGAGCCCGGCGCCGGGCGGCCGTTTACGCCCGGGGACCGGCCCCTCTGCGCGGCTTAA
- a CDS encoding glycosyltransferase family 39 protein: MKSGLKASHILIVSLAAVLPLIPFIDKAFHIDDTLFIWTARQILERPWDFYGFTGNWFSYENTAPTFIKNPPLTSYYIAFIALFTGFSERALHVAFLVPALFAALGAYVLALRFTKMPLAAALAAVATPAFLVSSTSLMCDVMLLAFWNWAIVFWIRGLDRGRGLDLAIGGVLIALAALTKYFGVSLIPLLAAYSVFHGKKGFKALAYLFIPVAALAGYQSYTQHMYGRGLLVDAADYASGIKVFSAMPQHERAFTGVVFVGGSIIAALFLIPSIFGLRAVAAGIALAAAGAAYAYLKGSFEEEDIVLFKPGFGWGYIAQLAVYWAAGAGVLCLAVYDFMKRKDAGSVLLLLWVAGTFVFAVFVNWSINARSILPMVSAVSIILMRAAEGKGALRAYLPIIPAFAFSFFVTQADYIFANSARTAARLISEGYSGEGALWFQGHWGFQYYMESAGAVPIDTGGSIITKGSMVAIPYNNYGLKRFPDRLDKTGMVDSFPPQYVETMPLGGGAGFYAHQWGPMPFMLFPPRGETYVVFRMNEDWVLPRDLLAEDMPQRVGFPVRPRGTP, encoded by the coding sequence ATGAAATCAGGGCTCAAGGCAAGCCACATACTTATCGTATCCCTTGCGGCCGTGCTGCCGCTCATCCCTTTCATTGACAAGGCCTTCCACATAGACGACACGCTCTTTATCTGGACCGCCAGGCAGATACTCGAACGGCCCTGGGACTTCTACGGCTTTACCGGGAACTGGTTCAGCTATGAAAATACAGCGCCCACGTTCATAAAGAACCCACCGCTTACGAGCTATTACATTGCCTTCATAGCCCTTTTCACCGGGTTTTCCGAGCGGGCGCTCCATGTCGCCTTTCTTGTCCCGGCGCTCTTTGCCGCGCTCGGCGCCTATGTGCTGGCGCTCCGTTTTACAAAGATGCCTCTGGCTGCGGCGCTTGCGGCTGTAGCTACCCCGGCCTTCCTGGTATCATCGACCAGCCTCATGTGCGATGTCATGCTGCTTGCCTTCTGGAACTGGGCCATTGTCTTCTGGATAAGGGGGCTCGACAGGGGCAGGGGCCTTGACCTCGCAATAGGCGGCGTGCTTATCGCCCTTGCCGCGCTCACGAAATACTTCGGGGTGAGCCTCATACCCCTCCTTGCGGCCTATTCCGTATTCCATGGAAAGAAGGGTTTCAAGGCGCTCGCGTATCTCTTCATACCGGTAGCCGCGCTCGCGGGGTATCAGTCCTACACGCAGCACATGTACGGGAGGGGGCTCCTTGTCGACGCCGCGGACTATGCGAGCGGCATAAAGGTCTTTAGCGCCATGCCGCAGCACGAAAGGGCCTTTACAGGCGTTGTTTTCGTCGGCGGCTCCATAATAGCGGCCCTTTTCCTCATCCCCTCGATATTCGGCTTGAGGGCTGTCGCGGCTGGCATCGCGCTTGCCGCAGCCGGGGCAGCGTACGCGTACCTCAAGGGCTCGTTCGAGGAAGAGGATATCGTCCTCTTCAAGCCCGGCTTCGGCTGGGGCTACATAGCGCAGCTCGCGGTCTACTGGGCTGCAGGTGCCGGGGTGCTCTGCCTTGCCGTATATGATTTCATGAAAAGGAAGGACGCAGGTTCTGTGCTTCTTCTCTTATGGGTGGCCGGGACATTTGTCTTCGCGGTATTCGTAAACTGGTCCATAAACGCCAGATCGATACTGCCGATGGTATCCGCGGTTTCCATAATTCTAATGAGGGCGGCCGAGGGAAAAGGCGCTCTCAGGGCCTATTTGCCCATAATCCCTGCGTTCGCTTTCTCCTTTTTCGTAACCCAGGCCGATTATATTTTCGCTAACAGCGCAAGGACAGCCGCCCGGCTGATCTCGGAAGGCTATTCCGGGGAAGGGGCGCTCTGGTTCCAGGGGCACTGGGGTTTTCAGTATTACATGGAGAGCGCGGGCGCGGTCCCGATAGACACGGGGGGGAGCATAATAACAAAAGGAAGCATGGTCGCCATTCCATATAACAATTACGGCCTGAAGCGCTTCCCGGACAGGCTCGACAAGACGGGCATGGTCGACAGCTTCCCGCCCCAGTACGTGGAGACCATGCCCCTTGGCGGGGGCGCCGGGTTCTACGCGCACCAGTGGGGCCCCATGCCGTTCATGCTCTTTCCTCCCAGGGGGGAGACCTATGTCGTATTCCGGATGAACGAGGACTGGGTCCTGCCGAGGGACCTCCTGGCCGAGGACATGCCGCAAAGGGTCGGTTTCCCGGTGAGGCCGCGTGGCACTCCCTGA
- a CDS encoding glycosyltransferase family 39 protein, giving the protein MKTGIRKSHLIIVSLAAVLPLLPFIDKAFHVDDTLFVWTARHILENPWDFYGFTGNWWSYESAAHDFIKNPPLTSYYIAFIALFTGFSERALHVAFLVPALFAALGAYVLALRFTKMPLAAALAAVATPAFLVSSTSLMCDVMLLAFWNWAIVFWIRGLDRGRGLDLAIGGVLIALAALTKYFGVSLIPLLAAYSVFHGKKGFKALAYLFIPVAALAGYQSYTNFMYGRGLLLDAAGYATGATGGSRGITAEKAFIGVVFTGGSVLMALFLLPSVLGLRAALIGLALAAAGAAYVYGKGIIGGIALFEPGFGWGYIAQIAAYWAAGAGILLLAISDLVKRRDAASALLFLWIAGTFVFAVFVNWTINARSILPMVPAAAILAVRAAEGKNLMRVYIPLVPALALSFFIAWADYAFAENARAAAKSISDKYSGMGKLWFQGHWGFQYYMEKKGAFPIDVRKSTVAGGSLLAFPLTNSGLRAFPDGLDRMLLDEYVFPAELLATTASGTGAGFYSSLWGPVPFMLFPPRAETYMVFYIREDWFIPGDFLLPQ; this is encoded by the coding sequence ATGAAAACAGGCATCCGAAAAAGCCATCTGATAATAGTCTCGCTTGCGGCCGTCCTGCCGCTACTGCCTTTCATTGACAAGGCCTTTCATGTAGACGATACGCTTTTTGTCTGGACAGCTCGGCATATACTCGAGAATCCCTGGGATTTCTATGGCTTCACCGGTAACTGGTGGAGCTATGAGAGCGCCGCGCACGACTTCATAAAGAACCCACCGCTTACGAGCTATTACATTGCCTTCATAGCCCTTTTCACCGGGTTTTCCGAGCGGGCGCTCCATGTCGCCTTTCTTGTCCCGGCGCTCTTTGCCGCGCTCGGCGCCTATGTGCTGGCGCTCCGTTTTACAAAGATGCCTCTGGCTGCGGCGCTTGCGGCTGTAGCTACCCCGGCCTTCCTGGTATCATCGACCAGCCTCATGTGCGATGTCATGCTGCTTGCCTTCTGGAACTGGGCCATTGTCTTCTGGATAAGGGGGCTCGACAGGGGCAGGGGCCTTGACCTCGCAATAGGCGGCGTGCTTATCGCCCTTGCCGCGCTCACGAAATACTTCGGGGTGAGCCTCATACCCCTCCTTGCGGCCTATTCCGTATTCCATGGAAAGAAGGGTTTCAAGGCGCTCGCGTATCTCTTCATACCGGTAGCCGCGCTCGCGGGGTATCAGTCCTACACGAATTTCATGTACGGGAGGGGTTTGCTTCTCGATGCTGCCGGTTACGCCACAGGCGCCACTGGCGGCAGCAGGGGGATTACCGCAGAGAAGGCCTTTATCGGGGTCGTCTTTACCGGCGGCTCCGTATTAATGGCCTTATTCCTACTCCCCTCAGTCCTGGGCCTAAGGGCCGCCCTCATAGGGTTAGCGCTTGCCGCGGCTGGGGCCGCATACGTCTATGGAAAGGGCATAATAGGCGGCATAGCCCTTTTCGAGCCGGGCTTCGGCTGGGGCTATATAGCGCAGATCGCGGCTTATTGGGCTGCCGGGGCCGGCATACTCCTGCTTGCAATATCAGACCTCGTTAAGAGGAGAGACGCGGCATCGGCCCTTCTTTTCCTATGGATTGCCGGCACCTTCGTCTTTGCGGTATTCGTCAACTGGACGATAAACGCAAGGTCGATACTGCCGATGGTGCCTGCAGCCGCGATCCTCGCCGTCAGGGCGGCCGAAGGAAAAAACCTCATGAGGGTGTATATTCCCCTTGTCCCTGCGCTCGCCCTCTCGTTTTTTATCGCCTGGGCGGATTACGCCTTTGCCGAGAACGCCAGGGCAGCCGCCAAGTCCATCTCGGATAAATACTCCGGCATGGGGAAGCTCTGGTTCCAGGGGCACTGGGGTTTTCAGTACTACATGGAAAAGAAGGGCGCGTTCCCCATAGACGTGAGGAAGAGCACCGTGGCCGGAGGCAGCCTACTTGCGTTCCCGCTTACTAATAGCGGGCTCAGGGCCTTCCCCGACGGCCTTGACAGGATGCTGCTGGATGAGTACGTTTTCCCGGCGGAGCTTTTGGCCACTACGGCCTCGGGGACCGGCGCGGGCTTCTACTCCAGCCTCTGGGGCCCGGTACCTTTCATGCTCTTCCCCCCGAGGGCCGAAACCTACATGGTCTTCTACATTAGGGAGGACTGGTTCATCCCCGGGGATTTCCTCCTTCCACAGTAG
- a CDS encoding pyrimidine dimer DNA glycosylase/endonuclease V — protein sequence MRIWDIPPELLCDRHLLGEHNEAHALWSIIINGLKGFSSHPETARWRGKLRALYLRHEADAREMERRGFRHQSPLDEALATGKAVQDELKDTMEAQERLLSERDQDCAERIRKSKRRP from the coding sequence ATGAGGATATGGGACATCCCGCCCGAGCTCCTTTGCGACAGGCATCTTCTCGGCGAGCACAACGAGGCGCACGCGCTCTGGAGCATAATAATAAACGGCCTCAAGGGGTTCTCCAGCCACCCTGAGACCGCCCGGTGGCGGGGAAAGCTCAGGGCCCTTTACCTGAGGCACGAGGCGGACGCCAGGGAAATGGAGCGGAGGGGCTTCAGGCACCAGAGCCCGCTTGACGAGGCCCTCGCGACCGGCAAGGCGGTCCAGGACGAGCTCAAGGACACGATGGAGGCGCAGGAGAGGCTCCTTTCGGAACGGGACCAGGACTGCGCCGAAAGGATACGGAAAAGCAAGCGGCGGCCCTGA
- a CDS encoding DmsE family decaheme c-type cytochrome: MKRGFLFLPLGLAVFLFMGQAAVSASGPDWGRLNPAQKDAAFVGDRAVCANCHPQYVESYAGTRHGKVFPHRGGNDCESCHGPAGKHVEAPSREHIFSFKDRSIRPEKKNGVCLSCHEKGIRMHWKGSSHDVANLTCNSCHYVMEKRSPRNLFVNEDSKKACFQCHKERRAQLQRSSHMPLREGLMDCATCHNPHGGPGPSLLKTASVNETCYQCHAEKRGPLLWEHPPVRENCANCHDPHGSNHEALLKTRAPFICQSCHSVQFHPSTIYEGSKIVGGGGSVAQQLVGKACLNCHTQVHGSNHPSGPRFQR; the protein is encoded by the coding sequence ATGAAAAGAGGTTTCCTGTTCCTGCCTCTCGGCCTTGCGGTATTCCTTTTCATGGGCCAGGCCGCCGTGTCCGCCTCCGGGCCGGACTGGGGGCGGCTCAATCCCGCGCAGAAGGACGCGGCCTTCGTGGGCGACAGGGCCGTTTGCGCAAACTGCCATCCGCAATACGTCGAAAGCTACGCCGGGACCCGGCACGGCAAGGTATTCCCGCACCGGGGCGGCAACGACTGCGAGTCGTGCCACGGCCCCGCTGGCAAGCACGTGGAGGCGCCTTCAAGGGAGCACATCTTCTCGTTCAAGGACCGCTCGATAAGGCCTGAAAAGAAGAACGGTGTATGCCTGAGCTGCCATGAAAAGGGCATAAGGATGCACTGGAAGGGGAGCTCGCACGACGTTGCGAACCTCACGTGCAACTCCTGCCATTACGTGATGGAGAAGAGGAGTCCCAGAAACCTTTTCGTTAACGAAGACTCGAAAAAGGCCTGCTTCCAGTGCCACAAGGAAAGGAGGGCCCAGCTCCAGAGGTCCTCGCACATGCCGCTGCGCGAAGGGCTCATGGACTGCGCTACATGCCACAACCCGCACGGCGGCCCGGGGCCGAGCCTCCTTAAGACCGCCTCGGTGAACGAGACCTGCTACCAGTGCCATGCCGAAAAGAGGGGTCCGCTCCTTTGGGAGCACCCGCCCGTAAGGGAGAACTGCGCGAACTGCCACGACCCGCACGGCTCCAACCACGAAGCGCTCCTTAAGACGAGGGCGCCGTTCATCTGCCAGTCCTGCCACTCGGTCCAGTTCCATCCGAGCACCATCTACGAAGGGAGCAAGATAGTCGGCGGGGGAGGGAGCGTTGCCCAGCAGCTCGTGGGCAAGGCTTGCCTTAACTGCCATACGCAGGTGCACGGCTCCAACCATCCTTCGGGGCCGAGGTTCCAGAGATAG
- a CDS encoding MtrB/PioB family decaheme-associated outer membrane protein encodes MNRKKLGLLVLGLAALWWPAFSSAEDGLGGSVTLGGGFIDAKDESFKLGEYTGLSKDEAFLLAGADLSYGDGAYYLDFRAYDLGLDNRRAYAEAGRRGSYRLFIEYAETPKLISNNSVTVLEGAGSANLTLPGAFTRGTNTSLAQMPDLADHRRSVRLKLERKSGKAGFYKVSGDTEMELSVERERKEGIKYIGGTSGYSGGQTRSVGLPEPVDYTTDVLKARAAHTKEAYQAEVQYALSDFSNGRKSLAFANPFDVNAGGAVLYDYCDECRISLPPDNRHHRLSLSGGLSLPYHSRISATFEYGIMKQDDDLLPYSHNPGSTVTVAVPRGRADAEIDVTHLALNLSSRPLSGLGLKAGYRLYKTENKLPRALFRYVKNDTAQPQATLTEAHALYSLPYDYTQNQVKLDASYAVFPATTVRLGYARDMIDRDLREVERTAENSYKAAVTSTYVPNVSVGLDYLQAERRGTDYDESLLYDQYHTQEYMDDVVATLGAAAQFDNHPLMRKFDVANRDRLRYGANATLTPTHNSSLSLFVNYGKDDYKDSALGLQQSKTGSVTLDGAIAPSENASIYAFYTWEDLSSRQEGWAYSGGASKLTHTADANRKWAAFHDDDIETWGVGAKLAFLEKRADLDLDYSFSRSSGSIRHTAGSAISSAVIPTDLPELKTRLKTLSVTGKYMVRPNLSVGAGYRYEDYKSDDWAVDNYEPSSAAITNVLTLVGPVADYEAHTGMVFLTYSL; translated from the coding sequence ATGAATAGGAAGAAACTTGGGTTGCTGGTACTGGGGCTTGCGGCGCTCTGGTGGCCCGCATTTTCTTCAGCGGAGGACGGCCTCGGCGGGAGCGTGACACTGGGCGGGGGCTTTATAGACGCAAAGGACGAGTCGTTCAAGCTCGGCGAATATACCGGGTTATCGAAAGACGAGGCGTTTCTCCTTGCCGGGGCTGATTTGAGCTACGGCGACGGCGCGTATTACCTCGATTTCCGGGCCTATGACCTCGGGCTTGACAACCGGCGGGCGTATGCCGAGGCAGGGAGGCGCGGGTCATACAGGCTCTTCATAGAGTACGCCGAGACGCCGAAGCTCATATCGAACAATAGCGTGACCGTGCTGGAAGGCGCGGGCTCGGCGAACCTTACCCTTCCCGGCGCGTTTACGCGGGGCACGAACACGAGTCTCGCACAGATGCCCGACCTCGCGGACCACAGGCGAAGCGTAAGGCTGAAGCTCGAAAGGAAATCCGGCAAGGCAGGTTTTTATAAGGTGTCAGGCGATACCGAGATGGAGCTTTCGGTCGAGCGTGAGCGTAAGGAAGGGATAAAGTACATAGGCGGCACATCGGGGTACTCCGGAGGGCAGACCCGCTCAGTGGGGCTGCCCGAGCCGGTGGACTATACGACCGACGTCCTCAAGGCAAGGGCCGCCCACACGAAGGAGGCTTACCAGGCCGAGGTCCAGTACGCGCTATCGGATTTCTCTAACGGCAGGAAATCCCTGGCATTCGCAAACCCGTTCGACGTCAACGCGGGCGGCGCGGTGCTGTACGACTACTGCGACGAGTGCAGGATATCGCTTCCGCCGGACAACCGCCACCACAGGCTGAGCCTATCCGGGGGCTTAAGCCTTCCGTACCATTCGCGCATTTCGGCTACTTTCGAGTACGGGATAATGAAGCAGGATGACGACCTGCTGCCTTACTCCCATAATCCCGGGAGCACCGTTACGGTGGCGGTCCCGAGGGGCAGGGCCGACGCGGAGATAGACGTTACGCACCTTGCGCTCAACCTCTCGTCAAGGCCTCTCTCCGGCCTCGGCCTCAAGGCCGGGTACAGGCTTTACAAGACCGAAAACAAGCTCCCGCGCGCGCTCTTCCGCTACGTAAAAAACGACACGGCCCAGCCGCAGGCCACGCTGACCGAGGCTCACGCTCTCTATAGCCTCCCCTACGACTACACCCAGAACCAGGTGAAGCTCGACGCATCCTATGCGGTCTTCCCGGCGACAACCGTGAGGCTAGGCTATGCCCGCGACATGATCGACCGGGACCTGAGGGAGGTCGAGAGGACCGCCGAGAACTCTTACAAGGCGGCGGTCACGTCGACATACGTGCCGAACGTGTCCGTGGGGCTTGACTACCTGCAAGCTGAAAGGAGGGGCACCGATTATGACGAGTCGCTCCTCTATGACCAGTACCACACGCAGGAGTACATGGATGACGTGGTCGCAACCCTCGGGGCAGCGGCGCAGTTCGACAACCACCCGCTCATGAGAAAGTTCGACGTGGCGAACAGGGACAGGCTCCGCTACGGCGCGAACGCGACGCTTACCCCGACACATAACTCGTCCCTCTCTCTTTTTGTAAACTACGGAAAGGACGACTACAAGGACTCGGCCCTTGGCCTTCAGCAGAGCAAGACCGGCTCAGTGACCCTTGACGGCGCGATAGCGCCTTCGGAGAACGCGTCCATATACGCCTTTTATACCTGGGAGGACCTTAGTTCCAGGCAGGAGGGCTGGGCCTACAGCGGAGGGGCATCGAAGCTTACCCATACAGCCGACGCCAACAGGAAGTGGGCTGCCTTCCACGACGACGACATCGAGACCTGGGGCGTGGGCGCGAAGCTCGCGTTTCTGGAGAAAAGGGCCGACCTGGACCTGGACTATTCCTTTTCGAGGAGCAGCGGGAGCATACGCCACACTGCGGGAAGCGCAATATCTTCGGCGGTCATCCCGACCGATCTCCCGGAGCTCAAGACGAGGCTTAAGACCCTGAGCGTCACTGGCAAATACATGGTCCGCCCGAACCTGAGCGTGGGGGCCGGGTACAGGTATGAGGACTATAAATCAGACGACTGGGCGGTTGACAACTACGAGCCGTCCTCGGCGGCCATAACGAACGTGCTTACGCTCGTAGGCCCTGTAGCCGACTATGAGGCCCATACGGGGATGGTCTTCCTTACCTATTCGCTATAG
- a CDS encoding plastocyanin/azurin family copper-binding protein has translation MERAVLTVAALAALAVLVSRAVHSGEIADKFSEAFKERDRAALASLVDANRDSIPAEVRSVLDSAEKAAPEEKEGLFYLADEMAMAYKDATGDTALLLEVKKRSFDSRLSEPVRSMPGKGVHIVDIPRADADSRDIFRPDNIIIKKGETVRWVNNDGIDHVFSSMPLIGKGGISAPGIKPGGSWEFVFNEPGEYYYICYIHRGMIGKVAVEE, from the coding sequence ATGGAAAGAGCCGTCCTTACCGTGGCCGCGCTCGCGGCCCTGGCCGTACTCGTCTCACGCGCAGTCCATTCAGGGGAGATAGCGGACAAGTTCTCGGAAGCGTTTAAGGAGAGGGACAGGGCCGCTTTGGCATCACTCGTAGACGCGAACAGGGACTCCATCCCGGCGGAGGTCAGGTCCGTGCTTGATTCGGCTGAAAAGGCCGCCCCGGAAGAGAAAGAAGGGCTCTTCTACCTGGCGGATGAGATGGCGATGGCATACAAGGACGCTACCGGAGATACCGCGCTTCTCCTGGAGGTCAAGAAGAGGTCCTTCGATTCAAGGCTCTCGGAACCGGTGCGCTCTATGCCTGGAAAAGGCGTCCACATCGTAGACATACCCAGGGCAGATGCGGACTCAAGGGATATATTCAGGCCGGACAACATCATAATCAAAAAAGGCGAGACGGTCAGGTGGGTCAATAACGACGGCATAGACCACGTCTTCTCGTCCATGCCGCTCATAGGAAAGGGAGGCATCTCGGCCCCCGGCATAAAGCCGGGAGGAAGCTGGGAGTTCGTCTTCAACGAGCCCGGCGAATACTATTATATCTGCTACATACATAGGGGCATGATAGGGAAGGTCGCAGTGGAGGAGTAG